One part of the Candidatus Peregrinibacteria bacterium genome encodes these proteins:
- a CDS encoding FecR family protein, with protein MDNLYYSNRRRKKKRGFFTPFLIILCVLVILVLIVQIVSSLRMQTDETKRNQAFVYIERGKVEFQPWGQDVWHEAYNQALIWEGDHLRTGKDSYAVLEFYDGSRLRINEETELLVQKIEVEKKAIGVEIRLISGEVWLNEQKTDENLKFRVFTPHLDITSLGTRYSVSIVDPEFVRVTEGEVKAMVYDSFTDDPELLDSVSIGIGQQVSVSASDIEALQARKFVNLLESTDDYWRVTEWYLWNIREDETPTLYTKESVPKKAEDQRDSVLNPEPATESLDTVDGNSGAPAINVPAPKVTITNPATSPYELKDTRIYLKGTVSSDVTKVIVTEFYDDPKGTPYQLSKFVPGSGVWNYAAGLDFGNLKSGKNRFVVQAYNSDGLVSDPVEMFIVAMGDEEEDASVIENTVDKPEVIDEAITPPEEVVSMSVTEEPVASANSITKTQPKISSYEEAEKTRENYFLTTSDRVVINGSTGGASDVSKVIVNGWPLSLYESGSTQWVYYAKSSIGTLKTGINVYNVYTENAKGERSLSLTFTIEKK; from the coding sequence ATGGATAATTTATATTACAGTAATCGAAGACGTAAAAAGAAGAGAGGCTTTTTTACGCCATTTCTTATTATATTGTGTGTGCTTGTTATTTTGGTATTGATTGTACAGATAGTTTCGAGCCTTCGCATGCAAACTGATGAGACGAAAAGAAACCAGGCGTTTGTATATATAGAGAGGGGTAAGGTTGAATTTCAGCCATGGGGTCAGGATGTTTGGCATGAGGCATATAATCAGGCTTTGATATGGGAGGGTGATCACCTTCGTACCGGTAAAGATTCTTATGCTGTACTTGAATTTTATGATGGGAGTAGACTCAGGATAAATGAAGAAACAGAATTACTTGTACAAAAAATTGAAGTTGAAAAAAAAGCCATTGGAGTTGAGATACGTTTAATATCAGGTGAAGTTTGGTTAAACGAACAAAAAACTGATGAAAATTTGAAATTCCGTGTATTTACTCCTCACTTAGATATAACTTCTCTTGGTACTCGTTATTCAGTTTCGATAGTTGACCCCGAATTTGTACGTGTTACAGAAGGTGAGGTGAAGGCTATGGTCTACGATAGTTTCACGGATGATCCAGAGTTACTGGATTCTGTTTCTATTGGGATCGGGCAGCAAGTAAGTGTGAGCGCTTCTGACATAGAGGCTTTGCAGGCTCGTAAATTTGTAAATTTATTGGAATCAACGGATGATTATTGGAGAGTTACCGAGTGGTATTTGTGGAATATTCGTGAAGATGAAACGCCAACTCTTTATACCAAGGAGAGTGTGCCAAAAAAAGCTGAAGACCAGAGAGATAGTGTTCTTAATCCTGAGCCTGCAACTGAAAGTTTAGATACTGTGGATGGTAATTCAGGAGCTCCTGCCATCAATGTACCAGCTCCAAAAGTAACTATTACCAATCCGGCTACTAGCCCATATGAATTAAAAGATACGCGTATTTACCTAAAAGGTACTGTCTCTTCCGATGTTACAAAGGTGATAGTTACTGAATTTTATGATGATCCGAAAGGGACTCCTTATCAATTATCAAAATTTGTACCCGGTTCCGGTGTTTGGAATTATGCAGCCGGACTTGATTTTGGGAATTTGAAATCCGGTAAGAATCGTTTTGTTGTACAGGCTTACAATAGTGATGGCTTGGTTTCAGATCCGGTTGAAATGTTTATAGTGGCGATGGGTGATGAAGAGGAGGATGCATCAGTCATTGAGAATACGGTTGATAAACCGGAGGTAATAGATGAAGCCATTACTCCACCAGAGGAAGTTGTTAGTATGTCAGTAACTGAAGAGCCGGTTGCTTCCGCTAACTCTATAACAAAAACTCAGCCAAAGATTAGCTCTTATGAAGAGGCGGAGAAGACTCGTGAGAATTATTTCCTCACAACATCCGATAGGGTTGTTATAAATGGTTCTACAGGTGGAGCCTCTGACGTTTCTAAAGTAATAGTGAATGGATGGCCACTTTCTTTGTATGAGTCTGGTAGCACGCAGTGGGTATATTATGCTAAATCATCAATCGGTACTTTGAAAACAGGCATAAACGTATATAACGTTTATACAGAAAATGCTAAAGGTGAAAGAAGTCTTTCGCTTACATTTACTATCGAGAAAAAATAA
- a CDS encoding type II toxin-antitoxin system VapC family toxin, with product MNNVIDSSAWIEYFVDTKNAPNFAKAIEDTDWLIVPSIVVFEVYKKLLSYGNEEMALKALASMRSGMIVDLDEELAIMSANLQKRHSLPMADAIILATARFFNATLWTQDSDFKNIEGVKYFKKT from the coding sequence ATGAATAATGTGATTGATTCATCTGCATGGATAGAGTATTTCGTAGACACGAAAAATGCTCCAAATTTCGCAAAAGCCATCGAAGATACCGATTGGCTAATTGTACCGAGTATAGTAGTTTTCGAAGTTTATAAAAAGCTACTAAGCTACGGCAATGAAGAAATGGCACTTAAAGCTCTAGCATCTATGAGGAGCGGAATGATCGTCGATCTAGATGAAGAGCTAGCGATAATGTCCGCCAATCTACAAAAGAGGCACTCACTTCCAATGGCAGACGCCATAATCCTTGCAACGGCAAGATTCTTCAATGCAACCCTATGGACGCAAGATAGTGACTTCAAAAACATAGAAGGGGTGAAATATTTTAAGAAAACATGA
- the frr gene encoding ribosome recycling factor: MSVSETLKTAEEAFAKCFEHLKLEFGKLRIGRASSSLVEDLHVEVYGGSQALKAIASVSIPDAMTISIKPWDKSVIGAIDKAIRESDIGLNPNNNGESILLNIPPLTEERRKELVKVVHKMAEEAKITIRTKRQDAMTVFKNREKDKEISEDERTGAEKKLQDKVDAVNGQIDDLSRAKEVEVMKL; this comes from the coding sequence ATGTCAGTTTCAGAAACTCTAAAAACAGCCGAAGAGGCTTTTGCGAAATGTTTTGAACATTTGAAGTTGGAATTTGGTAAGCTACGTATAGGTAGAGCTTCATCTTCATTGGTTGAAGATCTTCATGTTGAAGTATATGGTGGGTCTCAAGCTTTGAAAGCCATCGCTTCAGTAAGTATTCCGGATGCTATGACAATATCTATAAAACCTTGGGATAAATCTGTTATAGGAGCTATAGACAAAGCTATTCGTGAATCAGACATAGGTCTTAACCCTAATAACAATGGTGAGTCTATTCTTTTGAATATTCCACCACTTACAGAAGAGCGACGTAAGGAGCTGGTTAAAGTTGTTCACAAGATGGCTGAAGAGGCTAAGATTACAATTCGTACAAAGAGGCAAGATGCAATGACGGTATTTAAGAATAGAGAAAAGGATAAAGAAATATCTGAAGATGAGAGGACCGGTGCAGAAAAGAAACTTCAAGATAAAGTTGATGCTGTAAATGGTCAAATTGATGACTTGTCCAGAGCGAAAGAAGTTGAGGTTATGAAGCTGTAA
- the rseP gene encoding RIP metalloprotease RseP — MISILISIIAFIIIFSALILVHEFGHFWMAKRAGVRVDEFGFGLPPRMFGKKKGDTLYSLNWIPFGGFVRLFGEDPNEFRADKSKQSFLTKTPWQKTTIVLGGVFMNFVLAWVLLTFGLFFGLEPLIVGYDQFADHIHQGDIEMSPYHVFEKESAVLKADPGDYILSINDKLVSQVIDVDAYVAGLDGDKVSVRVRHFSEPVGPIGYNMGGSIDHKYTVKKAELDGAFELFPVSNVPRAVVRKNIEPLLLEKGDVILRINKREVLGEADFLQFLYAGKIEGIDVFRSGAIRTVAPDISFGRTIVDKILPDSPAEKSGIIAGDVFVSIEGIEVFEPQAVKLVTETEAVNKPTLSYVFERNSEQINIDVTPDENGLIGVALSPMVSTQGIDVDFYESFLISSVLDIKAERYGLLKAPFKAFGEIKNVSLLTAKMMGNVFAGVLSSGEVPDSVSGPVGIAQMTYLSVQDGFMAVIRFAAILSLSLGVLNILPFPALDGGRFVFVIIESIIGRRINHKFEAMIHAIGFAVLLLLIVLITWNDIARLF, encoded by the coding sequence ATGATATCTATATTAATTTCGATAATAGCTTTTATAATTATATTCTCTGCACTTATTTTGGTACATGAGTTTGGTCATTTTTGGATGGCGAAGAGGGCGGGTGTGCGCGTGGATGAATTTGGATTTGGACTGCCTCCTCGGATGTTTGGAAAGAAAAAAGGTGACACTCTTTATTCTCTCAATTGGATTCCTTTTGGAGGATTTGTAAGGTTGTTTGGAGAAGATCCAAATGAATTCCGTGCTGATAAATCAAAGCAAAGTTTCTTGACTAAAACTCCTTGGCAGAAAACAACAATAGTTCTTGGAGGGGTATTTATGAATTTTGTACTTGCATGGGTCCTTCTTACTTTTGGTCTTTTCTTTGGATTGGAACCTTTGATAGTCGGTTATGATCAATTTGCGGACCACATACATCAAGGTGATATTGAAATGAGTCCTTATCATGTTTTTGAAAAAGAAAGTGCGGTTTTGAAAGCTGATCCCGGAGACTATATTCTTTCAATTAATGATAAGTTAGTGTCTCAGGTGATTGATGTGGATGCCTATGTTGCAGGGCTAGATGGTGATAAGGTGTCGGTGAGGGTACGTCACTTCAGCGAGCCGGTTGGACCCATAGGGTACAATATGGGTGGGTCAATTGACCATAAGTATACTGTTAAAAAGGCGGAATTGGATGGCGCTTTTGAGCTGTTTCCGGTTAGCAACGTACCACGTGCGGTTGTACGAAAAAATATAGAGCCATTGTTACTTGAAAAAGGTGACGTTATTCTTCGTATAAACAAAAGAGAGGTTTTGGGAGAGGCTGATTTTCTTCAATTTTTATATGCCGGTAAAATTGAAGGTATAGATGTGTTCAGATCCGGAGCGATAAGAACAGTTGCTCCAGATATTAGTTTTGGACGTACCATTGTAGACAAAATCCTTCCTGACTCGCCTGCTGAAAAATCCGGAATTATAGCTGGAGATGTATTTGTTTCGATTGAAGGTATCGAGGTTTTTGAGCCACAGGCTGTGAAGCTTGTAACGGAGACTGAGGCTGTTAATAAACCGACTTTGAGTTATGTTTTTGAGAGAAATTCAGAGCAAATAAATATTGATGTGACCCCTGATGAGAATGGTTTAATAGGAGTTGCGCTCAGCCCAATGGTATCTACTCAAGGTATAGATGTAGATTTTTATGAATCTTTTCTTATAAGTTCGGTATTGGATATTAAGGCTGAGCGATATGGATTGTTGAAAGCTCCTTTTAAAGCATTTGGAGAAATTAAGAATGTATCATTGCTTACGGCAAAGATGATGGGAAATGTATTTGCCGGAGTTTTGAGCTCCGGTGAAGTTCCGGATTCCGTATCAGGTCCGGTTGGTATCGCGCAGATGACTTATCTTTCTGTGCAAGACGGCTTTATGGCCGTTATCCGCTTCGCGGCTATACTTTCATTGAGCCTTGGGGTTTTGAATATTCTACCTTTCCCTGCTCTCGATGGAGGACGTTTTGTATTTGTTATAATCGAATCAATTATTGGTCGTAGGATAAATCATAAATTTGAAGCTATGATACATGCTATTGGATTTGCAGTTTTACTTTTACTTATAGTTTTGATTACTTGGAATGACATTGCGAGGCTGTTTTGA
- a CDS encoding cyclic nucleotide-binding domain-containing protein, whose product MNSTIQNLFGNINDPGMQKVLRALAMIEDVSVKAGDFIFHDGDKSSDFYIIGLGAVEVVKVLDKEIGKEKVLDTLGSGDFFGEGSLFSNEPRGAGVRALSDSRLFKIDKSRFFELLKNNNDIAITFLSNMLAVVNERLRHANKELLVLYEVSRLVADGVKGIDSVAKGVLEQLVSITSNEKALFVLLNENLNTERVIAEYGFDGEFPDFPKEIDGYDSIKAELKGLNTHYKIHSKYLFLGIKDLKGKLNGMIVMWDKDEDFNHDEIRLCLSVAEQLGHVIENFAGEESEKGRNKLGREFLSF is encoded by the coding sequence ATGAATTCGACTATTCAAAATTTATTTGGAAATATAAATGATCCGGGGATGCAAAAAGTACTTCGTGCACTTGCTATGATTGAGGATGTATCTGTGAAGGCCGGTGACTTTATTTTTCATGATGGTGATAAAAGCAGTGATTTTTATATTATTGGACTGGGTGCTGTTGAAGTTGTAAAAGTACTCGATAAAGAAATAGGAAAAGAAAAAGTTCTGGACACACTCGGTTCGGGAGACTTCTTTGGTGAGGGTTCTCTTTTTTCGAATGAACCACGTGGAGCTGGGGTTCGCGCTCTTTCTGATTCTCGACTTTTTAAAATTGATAAAAGTCGTTTTTTTGAACTTCTTAAAAATAACAATGATATAGCGATTACTTTTCTTTCAAATATGCTTGCTGTTGTAAATGAACGACTTCGGCATGCAAACAAAGAACTTCTTGTATTATATGAAGTTAGTCGATTGGTTGCAGATGGCGTCAAAGGTATTGATAGTGTTGCAAAAGGTGTGCTTGAACAATTAGTTAGTATAACTTCAAATGAAAAAGCTTTATTTGTTTTGCTAAATGAAAATTTGAATACAGAAAGGGTAATTGCCGAATACGGGTTCGATGGAGAATTTCCGGATTTCCCAAAAGAAATTGATGGCTATGATTCTATAAAAGCTGAGCTCAAAGGATTGAATACTCATTATAAAATCCACAGTAAATATTTGTTTTTGGGGATAAAGGATCTCAAAGGGAAATTAAATGGAATGATTGTTATGTGGGATAAAGACGAAGATTTTAATCATGATGAAATCAGACTGTGTTTGTCCGTTGCAGAGCAGCTTGGTCATGTGATTGAGAATTTCGCGGGAGAAGAATCTGAAAAAGGACGCAATAAACTCGGTAGGGAGTTTTTGAGTTTTTAA
- the mltG gene encoding endolytic transglycosylase MltG, whose translation MAYRRRRKRRQPFMRFLVYMAIIAVCFFGTKYYYTQTMLSPVDITNESKVAFEISNGESLKEISEGLKDKELINSPSVFRSYLKRKKMDINVKAGNFILNRAMSAQQIAETITNDKVAEEAVTIQEGLTVAQIDDKLSSAGLISKGELINFSINNLTEEEVSEIPSEFLNILQENHSNLEGLLFPDTYFINRSSFSLNAFVIRLIKTMNSNITDDMRKTYETSSRDLYEILNMASIIEREVRTKDDIPLVAGILWKRYDSNWALGADATILYVTQGSTLTLEELDIDSAYNTRKFLGLPPTPISNPGISSLKGAVYPKYSDYWYYLTTLNTGEVIYAETNEKHNINKAKYLK comes from the coding sequence ATGGCATATCGTCGCAGACGGAAAAGACGACAACCTTTTATGAGGTTTTTAGTATACATGGCGATAATCGCAGTGTGCTTTTTCGGAACAAAATATTACTACACACAAACTATGCTTTCCCCGGTAGACATAACAAATGAAAGCAAGGTGGCATTTGAAATTTCAAACGGAGAAAGCTTAAAAGAAATCAGCGAAGGGCTAAAAGACAAGGAGCTAATTAACAGCCCATCTGTCTTCAGATCTTATTTGAAAAGAAAAAAAATGGATATCAATGTCAAAGCTGGAAACTTCATCCTGAATCGCGCCATGTCTGCACAACAGATAGCAGAGACTATAACAAACGACAAAGTTGCGGAGGAAGCTGTAACCATCCAAGAAGGACTAACAGTTGCACAAATAGACGATAAACTTTCCTCTGCTGGACTGATAAGCAAAGGCGAACTTATAAATTTCTCAATCAACAATTTGACAGAAGAAGAGGTGTCAGAAATCCCATCTGAATTCTTAAACATTCTTCAAGAGAACCATTCTAATTTAGAAGGACTGCTGTTTCCAGACACATATTTTATAAATCGCTCTTCGTTTTCACTGAATGCTTTTGTCATAAGACTAATAAAAACAATGAACTCAAACATTACTGATGATATGCGCAAAACATACGAGACATCAAGCAGGGACCTATATGAAATATTAAATATGGCATCAATTATAGAAAGAGAAGTCCGCACAAAAGATGACATACCTCTTGTCGCAGGAATACTATGGAAAAGATATGATTCAAACTGGGCCCTCGGAGCTGATGCAACAATCCTATATGTGACACAGGGAAGCACTTTAACATTAGAAGAACTCGACATAGACTCAGCATACAATACACGAAAATTTCTAGGTCTCCCACCTACCCCAATATCAAACCCTGGAATCAGTAGTCTCAAAGGTGCAGTTTACCCTAAATACAGCGATTATTGGTATTATCTAACTACTCTCAATACAGGAGAGGTGATATATGCAGAAACAAACGAAAAACATAACATCAATAAAGCGAAATATTTAAAGTAG
- the pyrH gene encoding UMP kinase, whose protein sequence is MTTKSKYKRVMLKLSGEVLLGDQDNGIDFDILHNLCGEIVEVAKMAVEVVVVIGAGNIWRYRDNTGSGIDRVSSDYMGMLATIMNAVAMQSAIEDQGVYVRVCSALNIPQVAEPYLRRRAIRHLEKGRVVICAGGTGNPYFTTDSAAALRALELDCDVLLKATKVDGVYDKDPKKFDDAKRFDTMKYTDVLGMDLEFMDSAAVSLCKDSKLPIIIFDLTSKGNIQRVVAGENIGTVIS, encoded by the coding sequence ATGACAACCAAATCAAAATACAAAAGAGTTATGTTGAAACTTTCCGGAGAAGTGCTTCTGGGGGATCAGGACAATGGTATTGATTTTGATATTTTGCATAACTTGTGTGGAGAGATAGTTGAAGTGGCGAAGATGGCGGTTGAGGTTGTGGTGGTTATAGGCGCTGGGAATATTTGGAGATATAGAGATAACACCGGGTCCGGAATTGATCGTGTGAGTAGTGATTACATGGGAATGCTTGCGACTATTATGAATGCGGTTGCGATGCAGTCTGCTATTGAGGATCAGGGAGTTTATGTGAGGGTATGTAGTGCGCTAAATATACCGCAGGTGGCGGAGCCGTATCTTCGGCGTCGTGCGATAAGACATTTGGAAAAAGGTAGAGTTGTAATATGTGCCGGTGGTACCGGTAATCCGTATTTCACCACAGATAGCGCGGCCGCCCTCCGAGCTCTTGAGCTGGATTGTGATGTACTTCTCAAAGCTACTAAAGTTGATGGAGTGTATGACAAGGATCCAAAGAAGTTTGATGATGCAAAGAGGTTTGATACTATGAAATATACAGATGTACTTGGTATGGATCTTGAGTTTATGGATTCAGCTGCAGTTTCTCTTTGCAAGGATTCGAAGCTACCTATTATTATATTTGATTTGACTTCAAAGGGTAATATTCAGCGTGTTGTTGCAGGTGAAAATATTGGGACAGTGATATCATAA
- a CDS encoding 50S ribosomal protein L25: protein METIVLEAKVRDKSQKLNHLRKADRLPVTYYGNGVKNLDFDLDYQDFRRAFKAGGQNTVMDLTVDGKPLKVLVHDMQFDPVSDRFIHVDFISVDMNKEVSTSIPLVFVGTSPAVREMGGTLMDSLSEVNVKCLARDLIHEIEVDLSLLVDFHSVVHVSDLKVPSTVEITDDPELAIATVTAPKSEDELAAEDAEDAAAAAAAMEAVKDDGKEEGGSVKDNKDPNREEKKEKQTEEG, encoded by the coding sequence ATGGAAACAATAGTTCTTGAGGCGAAGGTACGTGATAAGAGTCAAAAGCTTAATCACTTGCGTAAAGCAGACCGATTGCCTGTCACATATTATGGTAATGGAGTTAAGAATTTAGATTTTGATCTAGATTATCAAGACTTCAGAAGGGCTTTTAAAGCCGGTGGACAAAATACTGTTATGGATTTAACTGTAGATGGTAAGCCGCTCAAGGTGCTTGTCCATGATATGCAGTTTGACCCGGTTAGTGATAGATTTATACATGTTGATTTTATCTCTGTAGATATGAATAAAGAGGTAAGTACTTCGATTCCTTTGGTTTTCGTAGGTACATCACCTGCCGTTAGAGAGATGGGTGGTACATTGATGGATAGTTTAAGTGAAGTAAACGTTAAATGTCTTGCAAGAGATCTTATACATGAGATTGAAGTTGATTTATCACTACTTGTTGATTTCCATTCAGTTGTTCACGTAAGTGATCTTAAAGTTCCTTCGACTGTAGAAATTACAGATGATCCTGAATTAGCAATCGCGACAGTTACAGCTCCAAAGAGTGAAGACGAGCTTGCCGCTGAGGATGCTGAAGACGCTGCAGCAGCAGCTGCTGCTATGGAGGCGGTGAAGGATGATGGTAAGGAAGAGGGTGGAAGTGTAAAAGACAATAAAGATCCTAATAGAGAGGAAAAGAAAGAAAAGCAGACGGAAGAAGGATAG
- a CDS encoding PilT/PilU family type 4a pilus ATPase, translating into MDIKRILQEVKEHNAPDVHIMVGQPPIVRLPNGDVYISPDVPALTVQDVEEVAQMVTPPEKMEVFKNQMEVDFSFTFRTSVGGGEMEADGPGVRFRVNLYTEKNGPAMAFRLIADAIPDRLKFGVPEIVMNFANLPRGLVLVTGPTGSGKSTTLTMIIDKINKERKAHIITIEDPIEFVHQSQMSVVTQRELGSHTKSFPSAIKSSLRQDPDVVMVGEMRDLETMMAAMTLAETGHLVFSTLHTQDAPQTINRIVDAFPEFQQKQVMTQLSLALKGVVSQTLVPRKDGQGRVCAYEVLLMNDGISNCIKEGKTHQLYSMMQIGQAEGMTLLDDDLARLVNEGIIEPEIALAKARDIEMLKSKL; encoded by the coding sequence AAAGAGCACAATGCGCCGGATGTTCATATCATGGTCGGACAGCCGCCAATCGTGAGGCTTCCGAACGGAGATGTGTATATTTCGCCGGATGTTCCGGCGCTTACGGTTCAGGATGTCGAGGAAGTTGCGCAAATGGTTACTCCGCCGGAGAAAATGGAGGTTTTCAAAAATCAGATGGAAGTGGATTTTTCTTTTACATTCCGTACTTCGGTCGGCGGCGGTGAGATGGAAGCGGATGGGCCCGGTGTGCGGTTCCGTGTGAATCTTTATACGGAGAAAAATGGGCCAGCTATGGCTTTTCGGTTGATTGCTGACGCTATACCGGATCGACTTAAATTTGGAGTACCGGAGATTGTTATGAATTTTGCAAATTTGCCACGTGGACTTGTGTTAGTTACCGGACCAACAGGATCCGGTAAATCGACAACGCTTACGATGATTATCGATAAGATAAATAAAGAAAGAAAAGCTCATATTATAACTATAGAGGATCCGATTGAATTTGTGCATCAATCTCAAATGAGTGTGGTGACTCAGCGTGAACTGGGGTCTCATACAAAATCATTCCCGAGTGCGATCAAATCAAGTCTGAGGCAAGATCCAGATGTCGTTATGGTTGGGGAGATGCGTGACCTTGAGACTATGATGGCTGCGATGACTTTGGCTGAAACTGGGCATTTGGTTTTTTCAACTTTGCATACGCAGGATGCTCCTCAAACTATAAATCGTATTGTGGATGCTTTCCCTGAATTTCAACAGAAACAGGTTATGACTCAGTTGTCACTTGCCCTCAAAGGTGTTGTGTCTCAGACGCTTGTGCCACGCAAAGATGGTCAAGGTAGAGTCTGTGCATACGAGGTTTTACTGATGAACGATGGTATTTCGAATTGTATTAAGGAAGGTAAAACTCATCAGCTTTATTCTATGATGCAGATTGGGCAAGCTGAAGGTATGACTCTTCTTGATGATGATCTTGCTCGACTTGTAAACGAAGGAATTATTGAGCCTGAAATTGCACTTGCCAAAGCTAGAGATATTGAAATGTTAAAAAGTAAACTATGA
- a CDS encoding YbaB/EbfC family nucleoid-associated protein, translated as MGMFDQAKDLYKLQKEAKKIKKELSNMHIEAAQDGVTVIINGEQQVIKVEISDEAKGNSRLETLLTEVFNKALKKSQEIAAEKMKAIMGNLGLPGIG; from the coding sequence ATGGGAATGTTTGACCAAGCAAAAGACCTATACAAGCTTCAAAAAGAAGCGAAAAAAATCAAAAAAGAGCTTTCTAATATGCATATTGAGGCGGCTCAAGATGGCGTGACGGTAATTATCAACGGTGAGCAACAAGTTATCAAAGTTGAAATCAGCGATGAAGCAAAGGGTAACTCAAGACTTGAAACTCTTTTAACAGAAGTATTCAATAAGGCTCTGAAGAAATCTCAAGAAATAGCTGCTGAAAAAATGAAAGCTATTATGGGTAACCTGGGACTTCCGGGCATTGGGTAA
- the dnaA gene encoding chromosomal replication initiator protein DnaA → MNYKELWSSLLELLQPRMKRAHFVTWFQDTAVLKNEGGVLTIGVPNPFAKDWMASKYYDTLLEIAKTLDNTIESLNIEVHSSLSAKDHAHKVDVNKISSINVKKTRKLPNKNEVKLIEGISSRCLNPKYRLDNYVVGPANRLAHAAACAVSVKPGSTYNPLFVYGGVGLGKTHILQAMGNEILENFPEKTVVYVTSEKFTNEIIEAIRKYDSKKFKQKYRNVDCLIIDDIQFLANKDSTQVEFFHTFNELYDMNKQIIISSDRPPKELSGLEDRLVNRFEMGMIVDVQAPDYETRLAILQRKAQEYEALIPVDVLEFVAYHCQNSVRELEGVLKQAMAQAELENSMPTVKFVANIMDKLCPMREHRSFVEQGEVAIITDILEVVKLVAAYFNVTAEDIVGSGRKREFMIPRQVCMYLIRQELHQSYEHIGEEFGGRNHTTVMHACDKMNGYLKYDQRLVRDVNAIKREMGL, encoded by the coding sequence ATGAACTATAAAGAGCTTTGGTCATCGCTTCTCGAACTTCTTCAACCTCGTATGAAAAGGGCTCATTTTGTTACATGGTTTCAGGACACTGCTGTTCTAAAAAATGAAGGTGGAGTTTTGACTATTGGTGTGCCAAATCCATTTGCTAAAGATTGGATGGCTAGCAAGTACTACGATACTCTTCTTGAAATTGCGAAAACTTTGGATAACACAATAGAGTCTCTCAATATAGAGGTTCATTCGAGCTTGTCTGCAAAAGACCATGCACACAAAGTTGATGTTAATAAAATATCTTCGATCAATGTTAAAAAGACTCGTAAATTGCCAAATAAAAATGAAGTTAAATTGATAGAGGGAATTTCCAGTCGTTGTTTGAATCCAAAATATAGATTGGATAATTATGTTGTTGGGCCTGCGAACAGGCTAGCGCACGCGGCCGCGTGCGCGGTCTCAGTGAAGCCAGGGTCTACTTACAATCCTTTGTTTGTTTATGGTGGAGTAGGGCTTGGTAAAACGCATATACTCCAAGCTATGGGCAATGAGATTTTAGAGAATTTTCCTGAAAAAACAGTCGTTTATGTGACTTCTGAAAAATTTACAAATGAGATAATAGAGGCTATTCGAAAATATGATTCAAAGAAGTTTAAACAAAAATATAGAAATGTAGATTGTCTTATAATTGATGATATACAATTTTTGGCTAATAAGGATAGTACACAGGTTGAATTTTTCCATACGTTCAATGAGCTTTATGATATGAATAAGCAAATTATCATTTCTTCAGATCGTCCACCAAAAGAACTATCAGGATTGGAAGATAGGCTTGTGAATCGTTTTGAGATGGGGATGATAGTTGATGTACAGGCTCCTGATTATGAGACACGTCTTGCTATATTGCAGAGAAAGGCTCAGGAATATGAAGCATTGATACCGGTTGACGTTTTGGAGTTCGTCGCTTATCACTGTCAAAACTCTGTGCGTGAATTAGAAGGAGTGCTTAAGCAGGCTATGGCTCAGGCGGAATTAGAAAATTCTATGCCTACAGTTAAATTTGTTGCAAATATCATGGATAAATTATGTCCCATGAGGGAGCACAGGTCTTTTGTAGAGCAGGGTGAGGTCGCTATTATTACTGACATTTTAGAAGTTGTGAAATTGGTTGCAGCTTATTTTAATGTTACCGCTGAAGATATCGTAGGATCCGGTCGTAAACGTGAATTCATGATTCCAAGACAGGTTTGTATGTACCTTATACGTCAAGAATTACATCAGTCTTATGAGCATATCGGAGAAGAGTTTGGAGGGCGTAATCATACTACTGTTATGCATGCATGTGATAAAATGAATGGTTATCTCAAATATGATCAAAGACTTGTACGTGATGTGAATGCAATTAAAAGAGAGATGGGATTGTAG